Proteins encoded by one window of Desulfurispira natronophila:
- the acpS gene encoding holo-ACP synthase: MIVGIGVDMVAVERFDGMKVHFLERVFTAGEIQYASASVNSQERFAARFAAKEAFLKAIGTGLRNCRLKDIEVVHDELGCPHLGFYGNLESYGDKSQYRVHLSLSHTSQHAIAYCLVESTGAAVGQESTD; the protein is encoded by the coding sequence ATGATTGTAGGCATTGGTGTGGATATGGTGGCAGTGGAGCGCTTTGACGGCATGAAGGTGCACTTTCTCGAGCGGGTCTTTACTGCCGGTGAAATTCAGTACGCCTCTGCCTCGGTGAACAGTCAGGAGCGTTTTGCTGCGCGCTTTGCCGCCAAAGAAGCTTTTCTCAAGGCCATTGGCACCGGGCTGCGTAACTGCCGTCTCAAGGATATTGAAGTAGTTCACGATGAACTGGGCTGTCCCCACCTGGGCTTTTATGGTAATCTGGAATCTTATGGTGATAAAAGCCAGTATCGGGTGCACCTCTCTCTTTCCCACACATCCCAGCACGCCATTGCTTACTGCTTGGTGGAGTCTACAGGAGCGGCTGTTGGGCAAGAGTCAACTGACTGA